A window of the Pseudochaenichthys georgianus unplaced genomic scaffold, fPseGeo1.2 scaffold_1267_arrow_ctg1, whole genome shotgun sequence genome harbors these coding sequences:
- the ftcd gene encoding formimidoyltransferase-cyclodeaminase, whose translation MAQLVECVPNFSEGRNKEVVDAISLSISSSPGCILLDVDSGASTHRSVFTFVGSPESVVQGALNAASTAFKLIDMTRHSGEHPRSGALDVCPFVPVQNVSMDDCVRCAETFGKKLAEMLHVPVYLYGEAARKESRRNLPSVRAGEYEALPEKLKSPDWSPDFGPALFVPSWGTTVTGARKFLIAFNVNLIATKEQTHRIAMDLREQGRGKDQPGLLQHLQALGWFLEEQNLAQVSTNLLDFERTALHTVYLEVCREAQELQLPVVGSQLVGLVPLRAIMAAADFFINRDRLFIVEEEHKVRLVISKLGLDSLAPFNPKERIIEYMVGGGDSPLVSLSLRNFVQSVASRTPAPGGGSVSAAIAAMGAALACMVGQMSYGKRQFESLDGVMRKLIPPFHSAAAELLTMVDRDASAFGSYMAALKMPKKSEEEKQKRDASLQDGLRQALSVPLALADRINLLWAPLKEMVVHGNIACKSDAQVAAKALETAVFGAYYNVMINLRDVSDPDFKSATERRAAAMLTEATESAAAVLLAAEDRK comes from the exons ATGGCTCAGCTGGTGGAGTGTGTCCCCAACTTCTCTGAGGGCAGAAACAAAGAG GTGGTTGATGCCATCTCTCTGTCCATCTCGTCCTCTCCGGGCTGCATTCTATTGGACGTTGACTCCGGAGCCTCGACTCATCGGAGCGTGTTCACCTTCGTGGGCTCACCTGAGTCCGTGGTGCAGGGCGCGCTAAACGCTGCCAGCACCGCCTTCAAGCTGATCGACATGACCCGGCACTCAG GTGAGCATCCCCGCTCCGGAGCTCTGGACGTCTGTCCCTTCGTTCCAGTTCAAAACGTCTCGATGGACGACTGCGTCCGCTGCGCAGAGACCTTCGGAAAGAAGCTAGCCGAGATGCTACATGTTCCCG TGTATTTGTATGGAGAGGCGGCGAGGAAAGAGTCGAGGAGGAATCTTCCGTCGGTCCGAGCCGGAGAATACGAAGCTTTACCTGAGAAG TTAAAGAGTCCTGATTGGTCGCCTGACTTTGGTCCCGCCCTCTTCGTGCCGTCGTGGGGCACCACGGTAACCGGCGCTCGGAAGTTCCTGATTGCCTTCAACGTGAATCTGATCGCAACCAAAGAACAGACGCACCGCATCGCGATGGACCTCCGAGAGCAAGGCCGCGGCAAGGACCAG CCTGGTCTCCTGCAGCACCTCCAGGCTCTCGGTTGGTTCCTGGAGGAGCAGAATCTGGCTCAGGTGAGCACCAACCTGCTGGACTTTGAGAGGACGGCGCTTCACACGGTCTACCTGGAGGTCTGCAGGGAGGCCCAG GAGCTGCAGCTGCCCGTGGTCGGCTCCCAGCTGGTGGGCCTGGTCCCCCTCAGAGCCATAATGGCCGCCGCTGACTTCTTCATCAACAGAGACAGGCTCTTCATCGTGGAGGAGGAGCACAAAGTCCGCCTG GTGATCAGTAAACTCGGCCTGGACTCTCTCGCTCCATTCAACCCCAAGGAGAGAATCATAGA GTacatggtgggggggggggacagccctctggtctctctctctctgaggaACTTCGTTCAGAGCGTCGCCTCCAGAACTCCGGCTCCTGGGGGGGGGTCAGTGTCCGCTGCCATCGCTGCCATG GGGGCGGCGCTGGCCTGCATGGTGGGTCAGATGTCGTACGGGAAGCGTCAGTTTGAGAGTCTGGACGGCGTCATGCGGAAACTCATTCCCCCGTTTCATAGCGCCGCCGCCGAGCTGCTAACGATGGTCGACCGCGACGCCTCGGCCTTCGGCAGCTACATG GCGGCGCTGAAGATGCCGAAGAAATCCGAAGAGGAAAAACAAAA GAGGGACGCCTCTCTTCAGGACGGCCTGCGGCAGGCGCTCAGCGTGCCCTTAGCGCTGGCTGACAGGATCAACTTGCTCTGGGCTCCTCTGAAGGAAATGGTCGTTCACGGAAACATCGCCTGCAAGTCCGACGCTCAG GTGGCAGCGAAGGCTTTAGAGACGGCGGTGTTTGGAGCGTATTACAACGTGATGATCAACCTGCGAGACGTCAGCGACCCGGACTTCAAGAGCGCC ACGGAGAGGCGCGCCGCGGCGATGCTAACGGAAGCTACAGAAAGCGCCGCCGCCGTGCTGCTCGCTGCCGAGGACAGGAAGTGA